A window from uncultured Desulfobacter sp. encodes these proteins:
- a CDS encoding site-specific integrase — MIGHNKPQKHDKRSKPPTPGEVKAILAHSVSHLIRALKISYFTGLRPGAKELFRLTWDDVDFQGKSIYIVSAKKHGIPFRYVPLHPDLEKNLRRWQKEDEDKTAPEIITFNDKPLSSVKTAFRNAKRRAGITRRIRLYDFRHAAVTMMLASGGDLKSVSPIAGHSRTDTTTRIYQHTSIELLREQINVIPSLENKPAGNDNVIEIVEDLKNKTRKTK; from the coding sequence GTGATAGGCCATAACAAGCCCCAAAAGCATGATAAGCGAAGTAAGCCGCCAACTCCCGGGGAAGTAAAAGCCATACTCGCCCATTCTGTTTCTCATTTGATCCGGGCACTTAAAATCTCTTATTTCACCGGACTGCGCCCAGGGGCAAAGGAACTATTTCGATTGACCTGGGATGATGTAGATTTCCAGGGCAAATCAATTTATATCGTGTCAGCAAAAAAGCACGGGATTCCCTTCCGGTACGTCCCCCTGCATCCGGACCTTGAAAAAAATTTAAGACGCTGGCAAAAAGAGGATGAGGACAAAACAGCCCCGGAAATCATCACGTTCAATGATAAGCCGCTCAGCTCGGTAAAAACAGCCTTTAGAAATGCAAAACGCCGGGCAGGTATCACCCGGCGGATTCGTCTATATGATTTCCGACATGCTGCCGTTACAATGATGCTGGCCAGTGGTGGGGACCTTAAATCCGTTTCCCCAATTGCCGGACACTCCAGGACAGATACCACTACCAGGATATATCAGCACACCTCAATTGAGTTGCTCAGAGAACAAATCAATGTAATCCCATCCCTGGAAAATAAACCGGCAGGAAACGACAATGTGATCGAGATCGTTGAGGACTTAAAGAATAAGACCCGAAAAACCAAATAA
- a CDS encoding DUF1330 domain-containing protein gives MSVYFLAQISEITNKEMYLSYIQQASPIIQKYGGEYIFKSDKSTPISGSCDITRAVLIKFENAEILKKCFTSEEYCRIKHLRENSIISKAMVIE, from the coding sequence ATGTCTGTATACTTTCTTGCACAAATTTCCGAAATAACGAATAAAGAAATGTATCTTTCTTATATTCAACAAGCATCACCTATCATACAAAAATACGGGGGTGAATACATTTTCAAATCGGACAAATCAACACCTATATCAGGTAGCTGCGACATAACTCGCGCAGTCCTTATCAAATTTGAAAATGCTGAAATATTAAAAAAATGTTTCACATCTGAAGAATACTGCAGAATAAAACATTTAAGGGAAAATTCTATAATATCAAAAGCCATGGTAATTGAATAA
- a CDS encoding VOC family protein: MKITNIDHIVLTVRDIEQTVQFYESVLGMTTETFGEGRIALKFGDQKINLHKQGLEFEPKANTPLPGSEDLCFITATDLAEAMEHVRSNGIEIIDGPVERTGANGPILSFYFRDPDQNLIEVANTKIT; the protein is encoded by the coding sequence ATGAAAATAACAAACATTGACCACATAGTATTGACGGTAAGAGACATTGAGCAAACAGTGCAATTTTATGAATCCGTTTTAGGTATGACGACAGAAACTTTTGGAGAAGGAAGGATTGCCTTAAAATTCGGTGACCAGAAAATTAATCTTCACAAACAAGGCCTTGAGTTTGAACCTAAAGCCAACACCCCATTGCCCGGTTCTGAGGATTTGTGCTTTATCACGGCAACAGACCTTGCAGAAGCAATGGAGCATGTACGAAGTAACGGCATAGAAATAATTGACGGCCCAGTTGAAAGGACGGGTGCAAATGGCCCTATTCTTTCATTTTATTTCCGTGATCCAGATCAAAACTTAATCGAAGTTGCGAACACTAAAATCACATAA
- a CDS encoding cysteine hydrolase family protein: MDPCLLLVDLQNDYFIGGNMELVNIVQAAENAQRLLEKFRGKNLPIIHIQHISARPEATFFLPNTKGGEINGMVSPLGDERIVKKNHPNSFRGTDLLEILKETEKNTVVICGAMSHMCIDATTRAAFDYGFNCVVVEDACATRDLVFKDKTVKASDVHASFMAALTMPYAQVLDTNETLNNMA, translated from the coding sequence ATGGACCCATGCTTACTATTAGTTGACCTTCAAAATGACTATTTTATTGGCGGCAATATGGAGCTTGTCAATATTGTGCAAGCGGCTGAAAATGCTCAACGGCTATTAGAAAAATTTCGAGGCAAGAATTTACCGATAATCCATATTCAACATATATCTGCACGCCCCGAGGCGACTTTCTTTCTGCCAAATACAAAAGGGGGCGAGATCAATGGCATGGTGTCACCTTTGGGGGATGAACGCATCGTGAAAAAAAATCACCCAAACAGTTTTCGTGGAACAGATCTTTTAGAAATATTAAAAGAGACTGAAAAAAATACGGTTGTCATTTGTGGTGCCATGAGCCATATGTGCATCGATGCGACAACCCGCGCCGCATTTGATTACGGATTTAACTGTGTTGTCGTTGAAGATGCTTGTGCGACAAGGGACTTGGTATTTAAAGACAAAACAGTAAAAGCATCAGATGTCCATGCATCATTTATGGCCGCATTGACCATGCCCTACGCCCAGGTTCTCGATACAAACGAAACATTAAACAATATGGCATAA
- a CDS encoding LysE family translocator — protein MFNPEFLITSLVVVLIPGTGVIYTISTGLFLGWRASIAAAFGCTAGIIPHLSASILGLSAILHMSAVAFQAIKYVGAVYLLYLAWSMWRETGVLRFNSPARKNSFRQIATRGFLINILNPKLSIFFLAFLPLFVSPNSSAPMFEMFMLSVVFMAMTLIIFIMYGISANGVRRYVINSPRVITRLQRSFAAIFAILGVKLAMTNQ, from the coding sequence ATGTTTAACCCAGAATTTTTAATCACATCATTGGTCGTAGTTCTGATACCAGGTACAGGAGTTATCTATACAATATCAACAGGGCTTTTTTTGGGGTGGAGAGCAAGCATTGCTGCTGCTTTTGGTTGCACAGCAGGCATTATACCGCACTTGTCCGCAAGCATATTGGGGCTGTCTGCGATACTTCATATGAGCGCCGTTGCGTTCCAGGCAATTAAATATGTTGGAGCTGTTTATTTGCTCTATCTTGCATGGTCCATGTGGAGGGAAACGGGTGTGCTTAGATTTAATTCACCTGCCCGCAAAAACAGTTTTCGACAAATTGCAACAAGGGGTTTCTTGATTAATATTCTGAATCCTAAATTATCAATTTTCTTTTTGGCGTTTCTGCCACTTTTTGTGTCGCCAAACAGTTCAGCGCCTATGTTTGAGATGTTCATGCTGAGTGTTGTGTTCATGGCTATGACGTTAATTATTTTTATAATGTATGGCATCTCAGCCAATGGTGTTAGAAGGTACGTCATCAATTCACCGAGAGTAATTACCCGGCTACAGCGGTCATTTGCCGCCATTTTTGCCATTCTTGGTGTTAAGCTTGCGATGACAAACCAATAA
- a CDS encoding adenylosuccinate synthase, protein MTNTVVVGTQWGDEGKGKIVDLLSEHADYVVRFQGGNNAGHTMVVDGKEIISHLIPSGIIQQKKCFIGNGVVVDPFVLLDEIDYLVDNNIDVSPNMLKISNRAHLIMPYHQEIDKARETKKGKDKIGTTGRGIGPCYEDKASRVGIRFCDLLDFDLFKEKVETVMAEKNFYLEHYFKAEPLDPALVIDQFKTIRDRLLPYICDVSVSLDQGLRQGMQVLFEGAQGTHLDIEHGTYPFVTSSTTVSANAASGSGVGPGQLNEIIGIVKAYTTRVGAGPFPTELFDEIGDKIQKTGAEFGATTGRKRRCGWLDMVVLKNAARLNSLTGLAITKLDVLDDLDEIKICTGYEYAGNVMADFPAQIDVLAQCKPVYETHPGWKVQTSKITNFEDLPEKAKAYLARIEELSEVKIKIVSVGPGREATIIKENIF, encoded by the coding sequence GTGACAAACACAGTTGTTGTGGGAACCCAGTGGGGTGATGAAGGAAAAGGAAAAATTGTTGATCTGCTCAGCGAACACGCTGATTATGTGGTCAGGTTCCAGGGTGGAAACAATGCAGGGCACACCATGGTGGTCGATGGAAAAGAAATTATCAGCCATCTGATCCCCTCAGGGATTATTCAGCAAAAAAAATGTTTTATCGGCAACGGTGTGGTGGTTGACCCTTTTGTGCTGCTTGATGAAATTGATTATCTGGTGGATAACAACATTGACGTGTCACCCAACATGCTCAAAATCAGTAATCGTGCCCATCTGATCATGCCCTACCACCAGGAGATCGACAAAGCCCGGGAAACAAAAAAAGGCAAAGATAAAATCGGCACCACCGGCCGCGGTATCGGTCCCTGCTATGAAGATAAGGCCAGCCGTGTGGGCATCCGGTTCTGTGACCTTCTTGATTTTGACCTGTTCAAGGAAAAAGTTGAGACCGTCATGGCCGAAAAGAATTTTTACCTGGAGCACTATTTTAAAGCCGAACCCTTGGATCCGGCGCTTGTGATTGATCAGTTTAAAACAATCCGCGACCGGCTTCTTCCCTATATTTGTGACGTCTCCGTATCCCTGGACCAGGGTCTGCGCCAGGGGATGCAGGTTTTATTTGAAGGCGCCCAGGGCACCCACCTTGATATCGAACACGGCACCTACCCCTTTGTCACCTCTTCCACAACGGTTTCAGCCAATGCTGCAAGCGGAAGCGGTGTGGGCCCCGGACAGCTCAATGAGATCATCGGCATTGTCAAGGCCTACACCACCCGTGTGGGCGCAGGTCCCTTCCCAACAGAACTGTTTGATGAGATCGGTGATAAAATCCAGAAAACCGGTGCAGAATTCGGCGCCACCACCGGACGCAAGCGGCGTTGCGGCTGGCTGGACATGGTGGTATTAAAAAATGCCGCCCGGCTGAACAGCCTGACCGGGCTTGCCATTACCAAACTGGATGTCCTTGATGATCTGGATGAAATTAAAATCTGCACAGGATATGAATATGCGGGCAATGTCATGGCCGATTTCCCGGCACAGATTGATGTTCTGGCACAATGCAAACCGGTTTATGAAACACATCCCGGCTGGAAAGTGCAGACATCAAAGATAACCAATTTTGAAGACCTGCCCGAAAAAGCAAAGGCTTATCTTGCACGGATCGAAGAATTGTCCGAAGTCAAAATCAAAATTGTATCCGTGGGACCGGGACGAGAGGCCACAATTATCAAAGAAAATATTTTCTAA
- the tadA gene encoding tRNA adenosine(34) deaminase TadA, whose product MDDEYYMMLALDQAKKAETHDEVPVGAIVVDPGGTVIGQGYNCPISENDPTSHAEIKAIRSACRFMNNYRLPKTTLYVTIEPCIMCMGAIIHARIQRIVFGAQDPKWGAATSLYQMGSDSRLNHHPEIIQGICEKQTRRIIKSFFEAKRRNRDKHSCCGNPVG is encoded by the coding sequence ATGGATGATGAATATTACATGATGCTTGCCTTGGATCAGGCAAAAAAAGCCGAAACACATGACGAGGTTCCCGTTGGGGCCATTGTGGTGGACCCGGGCGGAACGGTAATCGGACAGGGATATAACTGCCCGATATCGGAAAACGATCCCACAAGCCATGCTGAAATCAAGGCCATTCGCTCGGCCTGCAGATTCATGAATAATTATCGCCTGCCCAAGACAACACTTTATGTAACCATAGAACCATGCATCATGTGCATGGGGGCCATCATCCATGCCAGAATCCAGCGCATCGTTTTTGGCGCACAGGATCCCAAATGGGGGGCTGCAACCTCCCTTTATCAGATGGGATCGGATTCACGATTAAACCACCACCCTGAAATTATTCAGGGCATATGTGAAAAACAGACAAGACGGATTATTAAAAGCTTTTTTGAGGCAAAAAGGAGAAACCGTGACAAACACAGTTGTTGTGGGAACCCAGTGGGGTGA
- the hemL gene encoding glutamate-1-semialdehyde 2,1-aminomutase, whose product MERTKSAALFSSAMNLIPGGVNSPVRACGSVGGEPVFIEKGEGARLFDADGNAYIDYVLSWGPLILGHRPKSVVESLKKVLDSGTSFGAPTALENDLAQLVVDAVASVDMVRMVNSGTEATMSAIRLARGVTGRDLIVKFDGCYHGHADTLLVAAGSGVATLGIPGSPGVPADVIRNTLSLPYNDIEGFEQLMAEKGKDIACVIVEPVAGNMGMVAPDPQFLKTLRSQTAAHGALLIFDEVMTGFRVGERKCAQGHFNIDPDLTCFGKVIGGGLPVGAYGGKREIMSQIAPVGAIYQAGTLSGNPLAMAAGVATLKALEDDQLYADMDRRAEMLVKGLKTAADDAGIPFCAGHFGSMAGFFFTGRPVRNFDDAKTCDLARFAKFYRGMLARGIYLAPSQFEACFVSAAHTDEDIEMTLDAARQVMAEI is encoded by the coding sequence ATGGAACGTACTAAATCAGCTGCGTTGTTTTCATCTGCCATGAATTTGATACCGGGCGGGGTGAATTCGCCGGTGAGGGCCTGCGGTTCAGTGGGCGGAGAACCCGTTTTCATTGAAAAAGGAGAGGGGGCAAGGTTGTTTGATGCCGACGGCAACGCATATATCGATTATGTCCTGTCCTGGGGACCGCTTATTCTCGGCCATCGTCCAAAAAGTGTGGTTGAGAGTTTAAAAAAGGTACTGGATTCCGGCACAAGCTTTGGTGCGCCCACCGCCCTTGAAAATGACCTGGCCCAGCTCGTTGTGGATGCCGTGGCTTCCGTGGATATGGTCAGAATGGTGAACTCCGGCACCGAGGCGACCATGAGTGCCATCCGTTTGGCAAGGGGGGTGACGGGCCGGGATCTTATCGTTAAATTTGATGGATGTTACCATGGCCATGCGGATACCTTGCTTGTGGCGGCAGGCTCCGGGGTGGCCACCCTGGGTATTCCGGGAAGCCCGGGCGTTCCTGCCGACGTGATCCGCAATACCTTGTCCCTGCCGTACAATGACATTGAGGGATTTGAACAGCTTATGGCTGAAAAGGGCAAGGATATTGCCTGCGTGATCGTTGAGCCTGTGGCCGGTAATATGGGCATGGTCGCGCCTGATCCGCAGTTTTTAAAGACACTGCGTAGTCAGACGGCCGCCCATGGTGCGTTGCTGATTTTTGATGAAGTTATGACCGGGTTCCGGGTCGGGGAGCGAAAGTGTGCTCAAGGGCATTTTAATATTGATCCGGATTTGACCTGCTTTGGTAAGGTGATCGGCGGCGGGTTGCCCGTGGGCGCCTATGGCGGAAAACGCGAAATCATGTCGCAGATTGCCCCTGTGGGTGCGATTTACCAGGCCGGAACGTTGTCGGGCAATCCTTTGGCCATGGCCGCGGGGGTTGCCACGTTAAAGGCTCTTGAAGATGATCAACTCTACGCAGATATGGACCGGCGGGCTGAGATGCTGGTCAAGGGGCTTAAAACTGCGGCCGATGACGCAGGCATTCCTTTTTGCGCAGGTCATTTCGGCTCCATGGCCGGGTTCTTTTTTACAGGTCGGCCGGTGCGCAATTTTGATGATGCCAAAACCTGTGACCTGGCCCGGTTCGCTAAATTTTACCGGGGCATGCTGGCCAGGGGTATTTATCTTGCGCCGTCACAATTTGAGGCCTGTTTTGTCTCTGCCGCCCATACGGATGAGGATATTGAGATGACCCTGGATGCCGCACGGCAGGTCATGGCGGAAATTTAA
- the mpl gene encoding UDP-N-acetylmuramate:L-alanyl-gamma-D-glutamyl-meso-diaminopimelate ligase, translating to MADSIKRIHLVAACGTGMGTLACILKKMGYVVTGSDQNVYPPMSDFLEDNGITLFSGFDPANISEAPGQVPDLVIIGNAVTRDNPEAVAVMERGLDYMSMPQAVNRFIAHGKKIILVTGTHGKTTTSAIMAHLLETAGLCPSFMIGGILKDFNSSFKIGDGEHMVIEGDEYDTAFFDKGPKFMHYDPYITIMTGIEFDHADIFDDLDHICRAFAGLVSKIKDQSRIIACKDNENLMQVLAKAGAADCQTYGPDAMWQVNDHRLSSEPDSVTGRLHTLARITGPGTDLSIQTDLPGRHNLLNATACVAAARSLGIAESDIARGLSTFSGVKRRQEIRGQVNGITVMDDFAHHPTAVKETIAAVKPFYPKGRLVAVFEPRTNTSMRNIFQETYPACFDLADLVCICSPGVKKNIPEAERFSPERLTQDICKRGRVAHHFNDPGQVVDFLALELKPHDLVLVMSNGGFGNIHQRILERLG from the coding sequence ATGGCTGATTCAATCAAGCGGATTCATCTGGTGGCAGCCTGTGGCACCGGCATGGGCACACTGGCTTGTATCCTTAAAAAAATGGGTTATGTTGTCACGGGATCAGACCAGAATGTGTATCCGCCCATGAGTGACTTTCTTGAAGATAACGGGATTACACTATTTAGCGGCTTTGATCCGGCCAATATCAGCGAGGCGCCGGGACAGGTTCCCGATCTTGTGATTATCGGCAATGCCGTGACCCGTGATAACCCCGAAGCGGTTGCCGTGATGGAACGGGGCCTTGACTACATGTCCATGCCCCAGGCGGTGAATCGGTTTATTGCCCATGGCAAAAAGATCATTCTGGTCACCGGCACCCATGGTAAAACAACCACCTCCGCCATCATGGCCCATTTACTGGAAACCGCAGGGCTTTGCCCCTCATTTATGATCGGGGGGATTTTAAAAGATTTTAACTCCTCGTTCAAAATAGGTGACGGGGAACACATGGTGATAGAGGGGGATGAGTATGATACGGCCTTTTTTGATAAGGGGCCGAAATTCATGCATTATGACCCCTATATAACCATTATGACTGGTATTGAATTTGACCATGCAGATATTTTTGACGACCTGGATCATATTTGCCGGGCATTTGCCGGCCTGGTGTCAAAGATCAAAGATCAAAGCCGGATCATTGCCTGCAAGGATAACGAAAATTTGATGCAGGTATTGGCAAAGGCCGGTGCTGCTGATTGCCAGACTTACGGCCCAGACGCCATGTGGCAGGTGAACGACCATCGCTTAAGCAGTGAGCCGGACTCCGTTACGGGCCGTTTGCATACCCTTGCCCGCATCACCGGTCCCGGCACGGACCTTAGCATCCAGACGGATCTGCCCGGGCGGCATAACCTTCTCAATGCAACGGCCTGCGTTGCCGCGGCCCGCAGTCTGGGGATTGCTGAGTCAGATATTGCCCGGGGGCTGTCAACCTTCAGCGGGGTGAAACGGCGCCAGGAGATCCGGGGACAGGTGAATGGCATTACGGTGATGGATGATTTTGCCCATCATCCCACCGCGGTGAAAGAGACCATTGCCGCAGTCAAACCGTTTTATCCCAAAGGTCGGCTGGTGGCCGTGTTTGAGCCCAGAACCAATACAAGCATGCGAAATATTTTTCAAGAGACCTATCCGGCATGCTTTGACTTGGCGGATCTGGTGTGTATCTGTTCGCCCGGGGTAAAAAAGAATATTCCCGAAGCGGAACGCTTTTCACCTGAACGATTGACCCAGGATATTTGTAAACGGGGCCGGGTGGCCCACCATTTTAATGATCCCGGCCAGGTGGTTGACTTTCTTGCTTTGGAACTTAAACCCCATGATCTGGTTTTAGTAATGTCCAATGGCGGGTTTGGAAATATTCACCAGCGTATTCTGGAGCGGTTGGGGTGA
- a CDS encoding hemerythrin domain-containing protein, which yields MTNIIEWDKKYGVDVPELDESRKQLMEMFNTLIGMKSKKGGNKDVSNLVTDVNDYSKLLFSQEEKVLGQKGYPDLDLHAKSHRRFIKKAIGLRREIADDVDNLSLEDILVLRDLLIKHFEVADKMFIPFLRIHNYVDECETKK from the coding sequence ATGACCAATATCATTGAATGGGATAAAAAATACGGTGTGGATGTGCCTGAACTGGATGAAAGCCGCAAACAGCTTATGGAGATGTTTAACACCCTGATTGGCATGAAGTCAAAGAAGGGCGGCAACAAGGACGTGTCTAATTTAGTCACGGATGTCAACGATTACAGTAAACTTCTTTTTTCACAGGAAGAAAAAGTGCTTGGGCAAAAAGGATATCCGGATCTTGATCTCCATGCAAAGTCCCATCGACGGTTTATCAAAAAAGCCATTGGCCTTCGTCGTGAGATAGCAGATGACGTTGATAATCTGTCTCTTGAAGATATTTTGGTATTGCGGGACCTGTTGATAAAGCATTTTGAAGTAGCCGATAAGATGTTTATTCCGTTTTTAAGAATCCACAATTATGTGGATGAGTGTGAAACGAAAAAATAA
- a CDS encoding cytochrome c biogenesis protein ResB, which yields MRQKDSFADQIWMFFASVKLTVYTLVLLAVTSIIGTLILQNASPEAYIRLYGPGLYNMIQVLDLDRMYQAWWYLLLMVVLCVNIVVCSIDRLSGSWKIIFPKQISVNPRRFENAKNRQQFDCHASIEQITLRAKKALAGRGGKVIEKTDDTGLFLYAEKGRWSRLGVYVVHASVLMLLAGALIGSALGFKANLRLDEGQTADTVFDSHTRLPIKLPFMVRCNDFQVKFYDTGAPDEYKSNLTILENNAESFTREILVNHPLRYKGINIFQASYGPTTPDEALFEITDSETGTVETHTIKNGKSVPLSADAGKFIFEGFVPHYEFNGHDLGEAFVGRLETNNGKNAQIVLPTKFPTFDKMRKGRFTVEVKSWDQAYYTGLQVTKDPGVPFVYTGFLLMIIGCWVTFFVSHQSVCIGLEQAGSGSTRVWVAGRANRNAQSTNLTVKKLVKELKEVSGK from the coding sequence TTGAGACAAAAAGACAGCTTTGCCGATCAGATCTGGATGTTTTTTGCCTCGGTGAAACTCACTGTTTATACCCTGGTGCTTTTGGCCGTAACCTCTATCATTGGTACGTTGATTTTGCAGAACGCAAGCCCCGAAGCGTATATCCGGCTTTACGGTCCGGGGCTGTACAATATGATCCAGGTGCTTGATCTGGACAGGATGTATCAGGCATGGTGGTATCTGTTGCTCATGGTGGTATTGTGCGTCAATATTGTTGTCTGCTCCATTGACAGGCTGTCGGGCTCCTGGAAAATTATTTTTCCTAAACAGATTTCAGTCAATCCCCGGCGGTTCGAAAATGCCAAAAACAGGCAGCAGTTTGACTGCCACGCTTCAATAGAGCAGATTACGCTTCGGGCAAAAAAGGCGCTTGCCGGCCGGGGCGGTAAAGTGATTGAGAAGACGGACGACACAGGACTCTTTTTATATGCCGAAAAAGGCCGGTGGTCCCGGCTTGGGGTCTATGTGGTCCATGCCAGTGTACTGATGCTGCTTGCCGGTGCCTTGATCGGGTCCGCCCTGGGATTTAAGGCAAACTTGCGGCTGGATGAAGGACAAACCGCAGATACGGTGTTTGACAGCCATACCCGATTGCCCATCAAACTGCCGTTCATGGTCCGGTGCAATGATTTTCAGGTTAAGTTTTACGATACAGGTGCCCCGGATGAATATAAATCTAACTTAACCATCCTTGAAAACAACGCGGAAAGTTTTACCCGGGAGATTCTGGTCAACCATCCGTTACGGTACAAGGGGATTAACATCTTCCAGGCGTCCTATGGTCCGACCACACCTGATGAGGCCCTGTTTGAAATCACTGACAGTGAAACCGGAACAGTTGAGACGCACACCATAAAAAACGGTAAAAGTGTGCCGCTGTCCGCTGATGCCGGTAAATTTATATTTGAAGGGTTTGTACCCCATTATGAGTTCAACGGTCATGACTTGGGAGAGGCGTTTGTCGGGCGCCTTGAAACAAACAACGGCAAAAATGCCCAGATTGTTCTGCCCACCAAGTTTCCCACATTTGATAAAATGCGCAAGGGCAGGTTCACCGTTGAGGTTAAATCCTGGGACCAGGCTTATTATACCGGACTTCAGGTAACAAAGGATCCGGGCGTTCCATTTGTGTACACAGGCTTTTTGCTTATGATCATTGGTTGCTGGGTTACCTTCTTTGTCTCCCATCAGTCTGTGTGCATTGGCCTGGAACAGGCCGGGTCCGGCAGTACCCGGGTGTGGGTGGCCGGTCGGGCAAACCGCAATGCCCAGAGTACCAATTTGACCGTTAAAAAACTTGTAAAGGAATTAAAGGAAGTGTCAGGCAAATGA
- the ccsB gene encoding c-type cytochrome biogenesis protein CcsB produces the protein MNSSLLLSAATFIYALASIFYIGSFSFKKQSFARLGFWVIVIGLVANTGGILLRWVESYQIGYGHAPFSNMYESLVFFSWTAAALYVFVECKYKESIIGVFVSPLIFLGIAYASFDPSITSKISPLIPALKSNWLIAHVITCFLGYAGFALAFGFSFMYFIKPKAPTAKRLFAKLPDWDTIDELTYQMIVFGFLFLTIGIITGSVWANSAWGKYWSWDPKETWSLITWFIYAIFLHLRLMRGWHGKNLAIVSIIGFLGVLFTYFGVNFLLSGLHSYG, from the coding sequence ATGAATTCATCCCTGCTTTTATCGGCTGCAACATTTATCTATGCCTTGGCATCGATATTTTATATTGGATCTTTTTCTTTTAAAAAACAGAGCTTTGCCCGGTTAGGATTCTGGGTGATTGTTATCGGCCTTGTGGCCAACACCGGCGGAATTCTATTGCGCTGGGTCGAATCCTACCAAATTGGATACGGGCATGCGCCATTTTCAAATATGTATGAGTCCCTGGTCTTTTTCTCCTGGACGGCTGCGGCCCTCTATGTATTTGTGGAGTGCAAGTATAAGGAGAGTATCATCGGGGTATTTGTCTCTCCTCTGATTTTTCTTGGCATTGCCTATGCCAGCTTTGATCCGTCCATCACGTCAAAAATTTCGCCATTGATTCCTGCACTCAAGTCCAACTGGCTTATTGCCCATGTCATTACCTGCTTTCTGGGGTATGCGGGCTTTGCCCTGGCCTTTGGGTTCAGCTTTATGTATTTCATCAAACCCAAAGCGCCTACGGCAAAGCGCTTGTTTGCCAAACTGCCCGACTGGGATACCATTGATGAGCTGACCTACCAGATGATTGTTTTCGGTTTTTTGTTTCTGACCATCGGTATTATCACAGGTTCGGTCTGGGCCAATTCCGCCTGGGGCAAATACTGGTCCTGGGACCCCAAAGAGACCTGGTCTTTAATCACCTGGTTTATATATGCCATTTTCCTGCATCTGCGTTTGATGCGCGGGTGGCACGGTAAAAATCTTGCCATTGTCTCCATCATCGGATTTTTAGGGGTTCTGTTCACGTATTTCGGCGTCAATTTTCTTTTATCCGGACTTCACAGTTACGGATAA
- the qrcA gene encoding menaquinone reductase multiheme cytochrome c subunit QrcA, which produces MSELENKANDGPGGGAHHGTDNGPKDDKGLGLGVIFFMGAFLVCFLSGWLLFPKLLYSKKEQPFNFDHRLHVGETGDCETCHFLREDGTFSGIPGLAACMECHTDEPMGETDDEAVFAEEYVAKGKEVPWLVYSRQPDCVYFSHAAHTVAGGMDCKTCHGHIGESTSSRPYEENRITGYSRDIWGKNIWGIKKNSWDRMKMDDCAECHLEEMGHKGYCFQCHK; this is translated from the coding sequence ATGAGTGAGTTAGAAAACAAAGCAAACGATGGTCCTGGGGGCGGTGCGCACCACGGCACCGACAACGGTCCAAAAGATGACAAGGGGTTAGGCCTCGGTGTCATCTTTTTTATGGGGGCATTCCTGGTGTGTTTCCTGTCGGGCTGGCTGCTGTTTCCAAAATTGCTTTATTCAAAAAAGGAACAGCCGTTTAATTTCGATCACCGCCTTCATGTTGGCGAGACAGGTGATTGTGAAACCTGCCATTTTCTCAGAGAAGACGGTACGTTTTCCGGAATCCCGGGGTTGGCGGCCTGTATGGAATGCCATACGGATGAGCCCATGGGTGAAACCGATGACGAAGCCGTGTTCGCAGAGGAGTATGTGGCTAAAGGTAAAGAAGTGCCCTGGCTGGTTTATTCCAGGCAGCCTGACTGCGTCTATTTCTCCCATGCAGCCCATACCGTCGCTGGCGGCATGGATTGTAAAACTTGCCATGGTCACATTGGTGAGTCCACCTCTTCGCGGCCCTATGAGGAAAATAGAATTACCGGCTACAGCCGTGATATCTGGGGCAAAAATATCTGGGGGATCAAAAAGAATTCCTGGGATCGCATGAAGATGGATGATTGTGCCGAATGCCACCTGGAAGAGATGGGTCACAAGGGCTACTGCTTCCAGTGCCACAAGTAA